One Gossypium hirsutum isolate 1008001.06 chromosome A11, Gossypium_hirsutum_v2.1, whole genome shotgun sequence genomic window carries:
- the LOC107923881 gene encoding rho-N domain-containing protein 1, chloroplastic produces MSHALHLVSNNVPGYGPADCRYRSCSGISGRALTLSPCSSYSEHRICSLVKIRSSKCGSRGIPFACKASSSGYRRSPDFSRQRHGLQGRNRQNEDKYSFENLDESEMLSSKNGPVLSLSGSTNFQATAAPSPREKEIVELFKKVQAKLRERAAAKEDKRAEALQRKSNESETVDSLLKLLRKHSVEQGKKNDGIGNSSDLHLDHPEVNDSSIEDKSSSFFDYKKPYAPTLSRPASNFRRKSPVPRTKYQQVYSSEETINSDRNLSLAESPAAPDHLLELESESEPESIYQEPNMLDELSENKSTDVGTDESEQQVEHEDLSALKVQELRALAKSRGLKGFSKMKKSELVVLLS; encoded by the exons ATGTCGCACGCACTTCATCTTGTTTCCAATAACGTTCCTG GTTATGGACCAGCAGACTGCAGATATCGCTCCTGCTCAGGTATTTCTGGAAGAGCCTTGACATTATCTCCTTGCTCTTCATATAGCGAACACAGAATTTGTTCGCTGGTGAAGATAAGATCTTCAAAATGTGGTTCCAGGGGAATAccttttgcatgcaaagcaagtTCTAGTGGTTATAGGAGGAGCCCTGACTTCTCGAGGCAAAGACATGGGTTGCAAGGTAGGAATAGGCAAAATGAAGACAAATATAGTTTTGAAAATCTTGATGAATCTGAAATGTTATCATCGAAAAATGGGCCAGTTCTCTCGCTATCCGGTTCGACAAATTTTCAAGCCACAGCAGCCCCATCTCCAAGGGAGAAGGAGATTGTGGAGCTTTTCAAGAAGGTCCAAGCTAAACTTCGAGAAAGAGCAGCTGCTAAAGAAGATAAGAGAGCTGAAGCCTTACAAAGAAAAAGCAATGAGAGTGAAACAGTTGATTCGCTCCTTAAACTGTTGAGGAAACACTCAGTCGAACAAGGTAAGAAAAATGACGGCATTGGCAACAGCAGCGACCTGCATTTGGATCATCCGGAAGTGAATGACTCTTCCATTGAAGATAAAAGCTCCAGCTTCTTTGATTACAAAAAACCTTATGCCCCTACTTTAAGTAGACCAGCATCAAATTTTCGACGCAAATCACCTGTTCCGCGAACGAAATATCAGCAAGTTTATTCCAGTGAGGAGACCATAAATTCAGACAGAAATTTGAGTTTGGCTGAGTCACCTGCTGCGCCTGATCACTTGCTGGAACTAGAGTCTGAATCTGAGCCTGAGTCAATCTATCAAGAACCTAACATGTTAGATGagttgtcagagaacaaatctaCGGATGTTGGTACAGATGAGAGTGAACAGCAGGTTGAACACGAAGATCTCAGTGCGTTGAAGGTACAAGAACTAAGGGCTCTTGCAAAATCTCGGGGTTTGAAAGGATTCTCCAAAATGAAGAAGAGCGAGTTGGTGGTCCTGCTGAGTTAG
- the LOC107923880 gene encoding TOM1-like protein 2, whose protein sequence is MDKAKLSEWGEKLRTGGAQMSRMVSGKMKEILQGPTPESKVVDEATSETLEEPNWGLNMKICAMINSEEFNGTEIVRAIKKKISGKNAVIQWLSLDLLEACTTNCEKVASEVASEKVLEEMMKMIENPNTDHGNRGRALQLIRAWGQSQDLAYLPVFHQTYESLKESSTHVPVGNGKSGPLQYSLESCMRLPPSEDYPDNETELHASDFAYNYGNFSVEQKKEVFEVTRNSLEVLSSMLVKETEPKPTMDELTKSMLEKCKQSQPVIQMIIEGTTDDDGILFEALNLNDELQQVISKFEELEAGSMSGRQLTENSGTTAANATVPVETCNENTISDSSSTHDETKKTASPSTHKETKMSASEKVDTNEPAVTRKHD, encoded by the exons ATGGATAAAGCGAAACTCTCTGAATGGGGCGAGAAACTGAGAACGGGTGGAGCTCAAATGAGTAGAATGGTTAGTGGGAAAATGAAGGAAATTCTTCAAGGCCCCACACCCGAGTCGAAAGTCGTCGATGAGGCCACTTCTGAGACATTAGAAGAACCCAACTGGGGATTGAACATGAAGATATGTGCTATGATCAACAGCGAAGAGTTCAATGGGACCGAAATTGTTAGGGCCATCAAGAAGAAGATTTCGGGCAAAAACGCTGTCATCCAATGGTTGAGCCTCGATTTGTTGGAAGCTTGTACCACCAATTGCGAGAAGGTAGCTTCCGAGGTGGCTTCCGAGAAAGTTTTGGAAGAgatgatgaagatgattgagAATCCCAACACGGATCACGGGAATAGAGGAAGGGCTTTGCAGTTGATTCGTGCTTGGGGACAATCTCAGGATCTTGCTTACCTCCCTGTGTTTCACCAAACTTATgag AGCTTGAAAGAAAGTAGTACACATGTACCAGTAGGTAACGGGAAATCAGGCCCTTTGCAGTATTCCTTGGAGTCTTGTATGAGATTGCCTCCCTCTGAAGATTATCCTGACAATGAGACAGAATTGCATGCCAGTGATTTTGCCTACAACTATGGGAATTTTTCTGTTGAGCAAAAGAAGGAAGTTTTCGAAGTAACTCGGAACAGCCTTGAGGTGCTTTCTAGCATGTTGGTTAAGGAAACTGAGCCGAAACCCACAATG GACGAGTTGACAAAGAGCATGTTGGAGAAGTGCAAGCAATCCCAGCCTGTTATTCAGATGATCATAGAAGGCACTACTGATGATGATGGAATTCTCTTCGAGGCACTGAATCTGAATGATGAGCTTCAACAGGTCATCTCCAAATTCGAGGAACTGGAAGCCGGCTCAATGTCCGGAAGACAGCTTACCGAAAACTCTGGCACCACTGCAGCTAATGCCACTGTTCCAGTTGAGACCTGTAACGAAAATACGATCAGCGATTCCTCTTCAACGCATGATGAAACCAAGAAAACAGCTTCTCCCTCGACCCATAAAGAAACCAAGATGAGTGCTTCCGAAAAAGTAGACACTAATGAACCAGCAGTAACAAGAAAACACGATTGA
- the LOC107923879 gene encoding U-box domain-containing protein 3 isoform X1, with product MGQMETTSVRYLINSISRFIHLTSCQTIKVVPMEKNYRNMVVVLKILKPLLDDIVDCKIPSDETLYKECEELDLLVNEAREFVEKWCYNMSKIHRVLQSESFLIKMQSSSLQICRVLHRSLQSSLSTSSITTVQHCMREIKRLQQERSLENVGEALRSLRDDAIPCTDHLIKVFKSLNLLSSRDLFKETVAVEKERMNVQVNSAKGKLDQINQIVDLISCIRDYMLKTQHFVPTCGILIPPRFLCPLSLELMMDPVIVASGQTYDRTSIQKWLDSGLSICPKTHQTLTHTKLIPNDIVKAMVASWCEENNLQLSSNNGRAKLVSMSSPSNHLSSQDLNHTDSTCFANGSCSTSRSSPEGRNGLEKQKIDTSSRYNQECYGYQSREIDKYDQQSSNQSFIHSRTESASSEVSSIDCASSSSKKHERNDLAEISSEGLGTSSLTEESGLSSWITGKQLQASGAKIEKSVNGNHNYNSPYFIESGSGCDDLTTSSHVKMLVDNLKSLSNEVQTAAAAELRFLAKHNMENRIIIGQCGAIAPLLSLLYSEVKLTQEHAVTALLNLSINEDNKARIAKLGAIEPLIHVLKSGNDGAKENSAAALFSLSVLEEYKARIGRSGAVKALVNLLGSGTLRGRKDAATALFNLSIFHENKARIVQAGTVKYLVKFLDPDSGMVDKAVALLSNLSTIAEGRLAIVQEGGIPVLIEVVESGSPRGKENAASALLQLCLNSSKFCTLVLYEGAIPSLVALSQSGTPRAKEKAQQLLSHFRSRREGATGKGRM from the exons ATGG GTCAGATGGAAACAACCTCTGTGAGATATCTCATCAACAGCATCTCTCGATTTATTCATCTCACATCATGCCAGACAATAAAAGTTGTTCCCATGGAAAAGAATTacagaaatatggttgttgtgttaaaaattttaaaaccactGCTTGATGATATTGTTGATTGCAAGATACCTTCAGATGAAACTCTATATAAAGAGTGTGAAGAGCTAGATTTGCTTGTGAATGAGGCTCGAGAATTCGTGGAGAAGTGGTGTTATAATATGAGCAAAATCCACAGG GTTCTTCAGAGTGAGTCTTTTCTGATAAAAATGCAAAGCTCTTCGCTTCAGATATGTCGAGTATTACATAGATCATTGCAATCATCACTATCCACTTCAAGTATAACCACTGTTCAG CACTGTATGCGGGAAATTAAACGTCTACAGCAGGAGAGATCATTGGAAAATGTAGGAGAGGCTTTGAGAAGTCTAAGAGATGATGCTATTCCTTGCACTGATCATTTGATAAAAGTTTTCAAATCACTCAACTTGTTGTCAAGCCGGGATTTGTTCAAAGAAACTGTGGCTGTGGAAAAAGAGAGAATGAATGTGCAAGTCAACAGTGCAAAAGGGAAATTAGATCAAATCAACCAGATTGTGGATCTCATCTCTTGTATACGTGATTATATGCTTAAAACACAGCACTTTGTACCCACATGTGGTATTTTGATACCTCCACGCTTCCTTTGCCCCTTGTCGTTGGAACTTATGATGGATCCTGTTATTGTCGCTTCTGGGCAAACTTATGACCGCACTTCCATCCAAAAGTGGCTTGATAGTGGATTGTCCATTTGCCCAAAGACCCATCAAACACTTACACATACAAAGCTCATTCCAAATGACATAGTCAAAGCTATGGTAGCAAGTTGGTGTGAGGAAAACAACTTACAACTTTCTAGTAACAATGGCCGTGCAAAACTTGTCTCGATGTCTTCCCCTTCAAATCATTTATCATCTCAAGATTTAAATCATACTGATAGTACTTGCTTTGCAAACGGTAGTTGCTCCACATCAAGATCATCCCCTGAAGGTAGAAATGGTTTAGAGAAGCAGAAGATTGACACCTCATCAAGATATAACCAAGAATGCTATGGATACCAAAGCAGGGAGATTGACAAGTATGATCAGCAATCCTCCAATCAGTCATTTATTCACAGCAGGACTGAATCAGCCTCAAGTGAAGTTTCTAGCATTGATTGTGCCTCTAGTAGTTCAAAGAAACATGAAAGGAACGACTTAGCTGAAATTTCATCTGAGGGACTTGGTACTTCCTCATTAACAGAAGAATCTGGACTTTCTTCCTGGATAACAGGAAAGCAGTTGCAGGCCTCTGGAGCAAAAATAGAAAAGTCAGTCAACGGAAACCATAATTATAACAGCCCTTATTTCATTGAATCTGGGTCAGGATGTGATGATTTGACCACGAGTTCCCATGTGAAGATGTTAGTGGACAACCTTAAAAGCCTATCCAATGAAGTCCAAACAGCAGCTGCTGCAGAATTGCGCTTTCTTGCAAAGCACAACATGGAAAATCGAATAATTATAGGTCAATGTGGTGCTATTGCGCCATTACTTTCTCTATTATACTCAGAAGTAAAGCTAACGCAAGAGCATGCTGTTACAGCCCTTCTAAACCTCTCAATTAATGAAGATAACAAGGCTAGAATTGCAAAATTGGGAGCAATAGAGCCGCTAATTCATGTTTTAAAGTCTGGAAATGATGGAGCCAAAGAAAACTCTGCGGCTGCTTTGTTCAGTCTTTCTGTCTTGGAAGAGTACAAGGCAAGGATCGGCCGCTCTGGTGCTGTAAAAGCCTTGGTAAATCTTCTAGGCTCAGGAACATTGAGAGGGAGAAAAGATGCTGCTACTGCTTTGTTTAACTTGTCAATCTTTCATGAAAATAAGGCTCGTATAGTGCAAGCTGGCACAGTGAAATACCTTGTCAAGTTTTTGGATCCTGATAGTGGGATGGTTGACAAGGCAGTTGCTCTTCTCTCGAACCTGTCCACAATTGCGGAAGGGCGTTTGGCAATTGTACAGGAAGGCGGTATCCCAGTACTAATTGAAGTTGTTGAATCAGGGTCGCCAAGGGGTAAGGAAAATGCTGCCTCTGCATTGCTGCAACTATGCCTTAACAGTTCCAAGTTTTGTACCTTGGTTTTGTACGAAGGGGCCATTCCATCCCTAGTTGCGCTGTCTCAGTCCGGCACACCAAGAGCTAAGGAAAAG GCACAGCAGCTTCTTAGTCACTTCCGGAGTCGGAGAGAAGGTGCGACAGGGAAGGGCAGGATGTGA
- the LOC107923879 gene encoding U-box domain-containing protein 3 isoform X2, which translates to METTSVRYLINSISRFIHLTSCQTIKVVPMEKNYRNMVVVLKILKPLLDDIVDCKIPSDETLYKECEELDLLVNEAREFVEKWCYNMSKIHRVLQSESFLIKMQSSSLQICRVLHRSLQSSLSTSSITTVQHCMREIKRLQQERSLENVGEALRSLRDDAIPCTDHLIKVFKSLNLLSSRDLFKETVAVEKERMNVQVNSAKGKLDQINQIVDLISCIRDYMLKTQHFVPTCGILIPPRFLCPLSLELMMDPVIVASGQTYDRTSIQKWLDSGLSICPKTHQTLTHTKLIPNDIVKAMVASWCEENNLQLSSNNGRAKLVSMSSPSNHLSSQDLNHTDSTCFANGSCSTSRSSPEGRNGLEKQKIDTSSRYNQECYGYQSREIDKYDQQSSNQSFIHSRTESASSEVSSIDCASSSSKKHERNDLAEISSEGLGTSSLTEESGLSSWITGKQLQASGAKIEKSVNGNHNYNSPYFIESGSGCDDLTTSSHVKMLVDNLKSLSNEVQTAAAAELRFLAKHNMENRIIIGQCGAIAPLLSLLYSEVKLTQEHAVTALLNLSINEDNKARIAKLGAIEPLIHVLKSGNDGAKENSAAALFSLSVLEEYKARIGRSGAVKALVNLLGSGTLRGRKDAATALFNLSIFHENKARIVQAGTVKYLVKFLDPDSGMVDKAVALLSNLSTIAEGRLAIVQEGGIPVLIEVVESGSPRGKENAASALLQLCLNSSKFCTLVLYEGAIPSLVALSQSGTPRAKEKAQQLLSHFRSRREGATGKGRM; encoded by the exons ATGGAAACAACCTCTGTGAGATATCTCATCAACAGCATCTCTCGATTTATTCATCTCACATCATGCCAGACAATAAAAGTTGTTCCCATGGAAAAGAATTacagaaatatggttgttgtgttaaaaattttaaaaccactGCTTGATGATATTGTTGATTGCAAGATACCTTCAGATGAAACTCTATATAAAGAGTGTGAAGAGCTAGATTTGCTTGTGAATGAGGCTCGAGAATTCGTGGAGAAGTGGTGTTATAATATGAGCAAAATCCACAGG GTTCTTCAGAGTGAGTCTTTTCTGATAAAAATGCAAAGCTCTTCGCTTCAGATATGTCGAGTATTACATAGATCATTGCAATCATCACTATCCACTTCAAGTATAACCACTGTTCAG CACTGTATGCGGGAAATTAAACGTCTACAGCAGGAGAGATCATTGGAAAATGTAGGAGAGGCTTTGAGAAGTCTAAGAGATGATGCTATTCCTTGCACTGATCATTTGATAAAAGTTTTCAAATCACTCAACTTGTTGTCAAGCCGGGATTTGTTCAAAGAAACTGTGGCTGTGGAAAAAGAGAGAATGAATGTGCAAGTCAACAGTGCAAAAGGGAAATTAGATCAAATCAACCAGATTGTGGATCTCATCTCTTGTATACGTGATTATATGCTTAAAACACAGCACTTTGTACCCACATGTGGTATTTTGATACCTCCACGCTTCCTTTGCCCCTTGTCGTTGGAACTTATGATGGATCCTGTTATTGTCGCTTCTGGGCAAACTTATGACCGCACTTCCATCCAAAAGTGGCTTGATAGTGGATTGTCCATTTGCCCAAAGACCCATCAAACACTTACACATACAAAGCTCATTCCAAATGACATAGTCAAAGCTATGGTAGCAAGTTGGTGTGAGGAAAACAACTTACAACTTTCTAGTAACAATGGCCGTGCAAAACTTGTCTCGATGTCTTCCCCTTCAAATCATTTATCATCTCAAGATTTAAATCATACTGATAGTACTTGCTTTGCAAACGGTAGTTGCTCCACATCAAGATCATCCCCTGAAGGTAGAAATGGTTTAGAGAAGCAGAAGATTGACACCTCATCAAGATATAACCAAGAATGCTATGGATACCAAAGCAGGGAGATTGACAAGTATGATCAGCAATCCTCCAATCAGTCATTTATTCACAGCAGGACTGAATCAGCCTCAAGTGAAGTTTCTAGCATTGATTGTGCCTCTAGTAGTTCAAAGAAACATGAAAGGAACGACTTAGCTGAAATTTCATCTGAGGGACTTGGTACTTCCTCATTAACAGAAGAATCTGGACTTTCTTCCTGGATAACAGGAAAGCAGTTGCAGGCCTCTGGAGCAAAAATAGAAAAGTCAGTCAACGGAAACCATAATTATAACAGCCCTTATTTCATTGAATCTGGGTCAGGATGTGATGATTTGACCACGAGTTCCCATGTGAAGATGTTAGTGGACAACCTTAAAAGCCTATCCAATGAAGTCCAAACAGCAGCTGCTGCAGAATTGCGCTTTCTTGCAAAGCACAACATGGAAAATCGAATAATTATAGGTCAATGTGGTGCTATTGCGCCATTACTTTCTCTATTATACTCAGAAGTAAAGCTAACGCAAGAGCATGCTGTTACAGCCCTTCTAAACCTCTCAATTAATGAAGATAACAAGGCTAGAATTGCAAAATTGGGAGCAATAGAGCCGCTAATTCATGTTTTAAAGTCTGGAAATGATGGAGCCAAAGAAAACTCTGCGGCTGCTTTGTTCAGTCTTTCTGTCTTGGAAGAGTACAAGGCAAGGATCGGCCGCTCTGGTGCTGTAAAAGCCTTGGTAAATCTTCTAGGCTCAGGAACATTGAGAGGGAGAAAAGATGCTGCTACTGCTTTGTTTAACTTGTCAATCTTTCATGAAAATAAGGCTCGTATAGTGCAAGCTGGCACAGTGAAATACCTTGTCAAGTTTTTGGATCCTGATAGTGGGATGGTTGACAAGGCAGTTGCTCTTCTCTCGAACCTGTCCACAATTGCGGAAGGGCGTTTGGCAATTGTACAGGAAGGCGGTATCCCAGTACTAATTGAAGTTGTTGAATCAGGGTCGCCAAGGGGTAAGGAAAATGCTGCCTCTGCATTGCTGCAACTATGCCTTAACAGTTCCAAGTTTTGTACCTTGGTTTTGTACGAAGGGGCCATTCCATCCCTAGTTGCGCTGTCTCAGTCCGGCACACCAAGAGCTAAGGAAAAG GCACAGCAGCTTCTTAGTCACTTCCGGAGTCGGAGAGAAGGTGCGACAGGGAAGGGCAGGATGTGA
- the LOC107923358 gene encoding putative E3 ubiquitin-protein ligase XBAT34 isoform X2, whose product MSMLTALDVMQGPHYIMLQKEAWSKLLSCFFLVATPLEVARNKGCTNIVRAIENHICCFSGWFREFHGPSFLGGFAPQLLSRKTWVVIIPCGSGNPIRPPRFELAIYSTFQDAQPHTVIALWKAKIEEPKFHESDPALVIFEQTTKTRYKIASGNEGDKQQLQWLYSACKGNIQVVPSPTFFDTQTSSAANAHQTVAESPERNNNWSSGAVDANGWEISTNAESYNGWGPTDGREHSELGNTGWMDGPTRKDYNGWGVLDSGPTVQTLGDHSGWMDARTKKENDWAVPDSRPTGKQSHQVQSLLDHPAHVQTSGFNASMSPSAPPIPDDVLVEEPSHYPSIDFNPVHLPVTTTTDHRASTTNDAKGDGSSSCIICWEAPVEGACIPCGHMAGCMSCLNEIKAKNGLCPVCRSKIHQVIRLYTV is encoded by the exons ATGTCAATGCTTACCGCCCTG GACGTAATGCAGGGACCCCATTACATCATGCTGCAAAAAGAGGCCTGGAGCAAACTGTTAAGCTGCTTCTTTCTCGTGGCG ACACCGCTTGAGGTTGCCAGAAATAAAGGGTGTACAAATATTGTCCGTGCAATTGAG AATCATATTTGCTGTTTCTCTGGCTGGTTTCGGGAGTTTCACGGTCCAAGCTTCCTTGGTGGATTTGCTCCTCAGTTGTTATCAAGGAAAAC CTGGGTTGTGATTATACCTTGTGGTTCTGGTAATCCCATAAGGCCTCCCAGATTTGAGCTTGCAATATATTCCACTTTTCAG GATGCCCAGCCTCATACGGTCATTGCTCTTTGGAAGGCCAAAATTGAAGAACCCAAATTTCATGAATCAGATCCAGCACTTGTCATATTTGAGCAGACAACCA AAACTCGATACAAGATTGCATCTGGAAATGAGGGAGACAAGCAGCAGCTTCAATGGTTGTATAGTGCATGCAAAGGAAATATtcag GTTGTCCCGTCCCCAACATTTTTTGATACCCAAACTTCAAGTGCAGCAAATGCACATCAAACTGTTGCTGAATCTCCAGAACGTAATAATAACTGGAGCTCTGGGGCAGTTGATGCAAACGGTTGGGAGATTTCTACAAATGCTGAAAGTTATAATGGATGGGGTCCTACTGATGGACGGGAACATTCAGAGCTAGGTAACACaggatggatggatggaccaaCCAGAAAGGATTACAATGGTTGGGGTGTGTTAGATTCTGGACCAACTGTCCAAACCCTTGGAGATCACAGTGGTTGGATGGATGCACGAACTAAAAAAGAAAACGACTGGGCTGTGCCTGATTCTAGACCTACTGGTAAACAAAGTCATCAAGTCCAAAGCCTCTTGGATCATCCTGCCCATGTCCAAACAAGTGGATTCAATGCTTCCATGTCTCCATCTGCTCCACCAATTCCTGATGATGTTTTAGTTGAAGAACCAAGTCATTATCCTTCAATTGATTTCAATCCAGTGCATTTGCCTGTTACAACAACAACAGATCATAGAGCCTCAACCACAAATGATGCTAAAGGAGATGGTTCTTCCTCTTGTATAATATGTTGGGAAGCTCCAGTAGAAGGTGCATGCATCCCCTGTGGTCATATGGCTGGTTGCATGTCTTGCTTAAATGAGATAAAGGCCAAAAATGGACTATGCCCCGTTTGCCGAAGCAAGATACATCAAGTTATAAGGCTCTATACCGTATGA
- the LOC107923358 gene encoding putative E3 ubiquitin-protein ligase XBAT34 isoform X1: MGQKFDTMRQKQSKDELLYQAAIAGNVDDIKALCREGAGLEWIDRDGKTALIVACMNPELIDVVKTLIEMGANVNAYRPGRNAGTPLHHAAKRGLEQTVKLLLSRGANFLLRNDDCQTPLEVARNKGCTNIVRAIENHICCFSGWFREFHGPSFLGGFAPQLLSRKTWVVIIPCGSGNPIRPPRFELAIYSTFQDAQPHTVIALWKAKIEEPKFHESDPALVIFEQTTKTRYKIASGNEGDKQQLQWLYSACKGNIQVVPSPTFFDTQTSSAANAHQTVAESPERNNNWSSGAVDANGWEISTNAESYNGWGPTDGREHSELGNTGWMDGPTRKDYNGWGVLDSGPTVQTLGDHSGWMDARTKKENDWAVPDSRPTGKQSHQVQSLLDHPAHVQTSGFNASMSPSAPPIPDDVLVEEPSHYPSIDFNPVHLPVTTTTDHRASTTNDAKGDGSSSCIICWEAPVEGACIPCGHMAGCMSCLNEIKAKNGLCPVCRSKIHQVIRLYTV, encoded by the exons ATGGGTCAGAAATTTGATACGATGCGCCAAAAGCAATCAAAAGACGAGTTGCTTTATCAGGCTGCAATTGCCGGGAACGTCGATGACATTAAAGCTCTTTGCAGAGAAGGTGCTGGCCTTGAG TGGATAGACAGAGATGGAAAGACTGCCCTCATTGTGGCATGCATGAATCCTGAATTAATAGATGTGGTCAAGACACTGATTGAAATGGGTGCCAATGTCAATGCTTACCGCCCTG GACGTAATGCAGGGACCCCATTACATCATGCTGCAAAAAGAGGCCTGGAGCAAACTGTTAAGCTGCTTCTTTCTCGTGGCG CTAATTTTTTATTGAGGAATGATGATTGTCAGACACCGCTTGAGGTTGCCAGAAATAAAGGGTGTACAAATATTGTCCGTGCAATTGAG AATCATATTTGCTGTTTCTCTGGCTGGTTTCGGGAGTTTCACGGTCCAAGCTTCCTTGGTGGATTTGCTCCTCAGTTGTTATCAAGGAAAAC CTGGGTTGTGATTATACCTTGTGGTTCTGGTAATCCCATAAGGCCTCCCAGATTTGAGCTTGCAATATATTCCACTTTTCAG GATGCCCAGCCTCATACGGTCATTGCTCTTTGGAAGGCCAAAATTGAAGAACCCAAATTTCATGAATCAGATCCAGCACTTGTCATATTTGAGCAGACAACCA AAACTCGATACAAGATTGCATCTGGAAATGAGGGAGACAAGCAGCAGCTTCAATGGTTGTATAGTGCATGCAAAGGAAATATtcag GTTGTCCCGTCCCCAACATTTTTTGATACCCAAACTTCAAGTGCAGCAAATGCACATCAAACTGTTGCTGAATCTCCAGAACGTAATAATAACTGGAGCTCTGGGGCAGTTGATGCAAACGGTTGGGAGATTTCTACAAATGCTGAAAGTTATAATGGATGGGGTCCTACTGATGGACGGGAACATTCAGAGCTAGGTAACACaggatggatggatggaccaaCCAGAAAGGATTACAATGGTTGGGGTGTGTTAGATTCTGGACCAACTGTCCAAACCCTTGGAGATCACAGTGGTTGGATGGATGCACGAACTAAAAAAGAAAACGACTGGGCTGTGCCTGATTCTAGACCTACTGGTAAACAAAGTCATCAAGTCCAAAGCCTCTTGGATCATCCTGCCCATGTCCAAACAAGTGGATTCAATGCTTCCATGTCTCCATCTGCTCCACCAATTCCTGATGATGTTTTAGTTGAAGAACCAAGTCATTATCCTTCAATTGATTTCAATCCAGTGCATTTGCCTGTTACAACAACAACAGATCATAGAGCCTCAACCACAAATGATGCTAAAGGAGATGGTTCTTCCTCTTGTATAATATGTTGGGAAGCTCCAGTAGAAGGTGCATGCATCCCCTGTGGTCATATGGCTGGTTGCATGTCTTGCTTAAATGAGATAAAGGCCAAAAATGGACTATGCCCCGTTTGCCGAAGCAAGATACATCAAGTTATAAGGCTCTATACCGTATGA